The sequence below is a genomic window from Ignavibacteriales bacterium.
GATACAGCCGGAAGAAGTCAGAAGAACAAAGAATATCTTTTAAAGACAAAACAATATCTTGATGCAGCTAAAGTGGATGAAACCTATCTTGTAATGAGCGCTACCAGCACTACTAAAACTTTGTTTGATGTTGCGGAAAATTTTAAACTCTTCAACTATAAAGCGTTGATGTTCACAAAGATTGATGAAGCCGTAGCACTCGGTAATGTTCTAAACATGGTATCTAACTTTAAAGTGCCAACAATATTTTTAGCTAACGGACAGGTTATTCCGGATGATATAATATCTGCCGATGCTGAGTTTATTGCAAAAATGATTTATACAGGAAAGTTCAGTAAATGATAGGTCAGGTTGAAAGGGTTGTTGAACTAAACAATCTGAAAAACGGAAAGAACAAAAAAACTGCAGTTAAGACGATTGCTTTTACTTCCGGAAAAGGAGGAACAGGTAAAACTTTTCTGGCAGTTAATATGGCGTATGCAATTTCCGAGTTGAACAAGAAAGTTCTCCTTGTCGATCTTGATTCAAACCTGTCGAATGTGAATATCCTTCTAAATATGAATTCAAAAAAAACATTAAATGAATTCTTCACCGGAAGGAAACTGCTTCCCGAACTTATCACGCCTTTCGAAAATAATCTTCATATAATTTTCGGTGATTCAGGAAAATTAGATTATGATATTCCAAAACCTGAAATGGTAAAACTTTTGTTCAGTCATCTTTCAAAAGTCTCCGCAGATTATGATTACATTTTTCTGGATACCGGTGCAGGCGCACACGATGACACGATAAATTTTTTGCTTCACTCATCACTCAATGTAATTGTAACAACACCGGAGCCTACATCGGTGATGGATGCTTATGTTATGGTAAAGCTTTTAAAAAGCAACGGCTACGCCCATAAAAATATTGTGATCGTGAATAAGTGTTCGACTGATGAAGAAGGAGCAATGGCATTCAATAATCTTAATGTCGCATCAAAACATTTTCTTAGTGAAGATCTTCACCTGCTCGGATTTGTACTGTTGGATTCACTTG
It includes:
- a CDS encoding AAA family ATPase, whose amino-acid sequence is MIGQVERVVELNNLKNGKNKKTAVKTIAFTSGKGGTGKTFLAVNMAYAISELNKKVLLVDLDSNLSNVNILLNMNSKKTLNEFFTGRKLLPELITPFENNLHIIFGDSGKLDYDIPKPEMVKLLFSHLSKVSADYDYIFLDTGAGAHDDTINFLLHSSLNVIVTTPEPTSVMDAYVMVKLLKSNGYAHKNIVIVNKCSTDEEGAMAFNNLNVASKHFLSEDLHLLGFVLLDSLVRKSIIDQEVLLKNYQNTKSAGQVRKLSQGLIEFIQLANINQSKVSAYQHNR